A genomic segment from Callithrix jacchus isolate 240 chromosome 8, calJac240_pri, whole genome shotgun sequence encodes:
- the RPL10L gene encoding ribosomal protein uL16-like, with product MGRRPARCYRYCKNKPYPKSRFCRGVPDAKIRIFDLGRKKAKVDEFPLCGHMVSDEYEQLSSEALEAARICANKYMVKSCGRDGFHIRVRLHPFHVIRINKMLSCAGADRLQTGMRGAFGKPQGTVARVHIGQVIMSIRTKLQNKEHVIEALRRAKFKFPGRQKIHISKKWGFTKFNADEFEDKVAKKHIIPDGCGVKYVPNRGPLDKWRVLHS from the coding sequence ATGGGCCGCCGCCCAGCTCGTTGTTATCGGTATTGTAAGAACAAGCCATACCCCAAATCTCGTTTCTGCCGAGGGGTTCCTGATGCAAAGATCCGCATCTTTGACCTGGGTCGAAAGAAGGCAAAAGTGGATGAGTTCCCACTCTGTGGCCACATGGTGTCTGATGAATATGAGCAGCTGTCTTCTGAAGCCCTAGAGGCTGCCCGTATTTGTGCCAACAAGTACATGGTGAAAAGTTGTGGCAGAGATGGCTTTCACATCCGAGTGCGGCTCCATCCCTTCCATGTCATTCGTATCAACAAGATGTTGTCCTGTGCTGGGGCTGACAGGCTCCAGACAGGTATGCGAGGTGCCTTTGGAAAACCCCAGGGTACGGTGGCCCGGGTCCACATTGGTCAAGTCATCATGTCCATCCGCACCAAGCTTCAGAACAAGGAGCATGTGATTGAAGCCTTGCGCAGAGCCAAGTTCAAGTTCCCTGGACGCCAGAAGATCCATATCTCCAAGAAGTGGGGCTTCACCAAGTTTAATGCTGACGAATTTGAAGACAAGGTGGCCAAGAAGCACATCATCCCTGACGGTTGTGGAGTCAAGTATGTTCCCAATCGCGGCCCCTTGGACAAATGGCGGGTTCTACACTCATGA